The sequence below is a genomic window from Sorangiineae bacterium MSr12523.
TTCGTCGCCGGCGCGGCCCCCGCAGCACCGCGCGCGCCACAGGCTCGGGAGGACCAGGCGGCGCGGGAGCGCTCGCGGGCGGCGTTTCGTCGCGGCGTGGCTGCGGCCAAAGCGGGAAACTACGCCGCGGCGCGCGATGCTTTCGAGGAGGCCTACCGGCTCTTTTCGCACCCGAGCATCCTGCTCAATTTGGGATTGGCGCGGGCCAAGACGGGCGAGTACGTCGAGGCGGAGCAGAATCTCTTGTCGTTTCTCGTCGACGACGGCGGTGCGGCGCCGGAGGAACAGAAGAGCGCGCGCGCAGCGCTCTCGGAGGTGCGGTTGCACCTGGGGACGTTGCGCATCCAGGTGGCACCGGATGGTGCGCGGGCGACGCTCGATAAAAAGCCGCTGCCCCTCGTCCCGGGCGGCGTCTCCGAGGTGCGGGTCGTCGCGGGTGAGCACGCACTGCATGCGGAGGCCGATGGCTACGAGCCATTCGACGAGACGATTCGCGTGTCGCCAGGGAAGAACACGCCGAAAAGCGTGACCCTCGACGCGCGCGTCACGGACGACGGGGGCGCGAAGCCCGAGGTTGCAAAAGCCGAGCGCTCCAACATGAAGAGCACGGAGACGCCCGCGTTGGCGCCGGCGCCGGCCGACTCGGGATCGTCCAACGTGCGCGCGATGGGGTGGGGTCTCGTGGCCGGGGGCGTGGCCGTTGCCGGCTTCGGGACCTACGCTGGCCTGCGTGCCCTGTCGCTGGCGAACGAATACGAGCGCACGGGGGCGAGCGACACCAAATCGACCGGCGTCACGTTTCGCACCCTGGCGGATGTATCCTTTCTGGTGGGTTTTGCGACCGCAGGCATCGGCGTTTACTTGCTTCTCAGCGCTCCTGCGTCCAAAGGAGAAGGTGGCGCGGTGAAGAGCGCGCACTTGGCCGTCTCGCCGGGCCATGCGGCCATCGTTGGATCCTTTTAGAATGACGGAACCTGCTCGCACCACAGTGGCGCCTTCAGGACCGACCCCGGACCGTACGGGGCCGGCGCCCAGGGCGAGCCTTTCCCTGCAGCCACCGAGCGCGCTGCGCAAGCGCGCCGACCATGTCAACGAGAAGTCCGGCCGCACCGGCCGCTCGCGGCGTCGCTATTTCGCCGAGCAGCGCCTGAAACTCGCCGGGCGCTTGCTCCCAACCGCCGCGGCCATCGGCGCGCTGACCGGCATCCTCACGGTGCTCGATCTGTACTTGGGCGATCCACCGGCCATGGCCACCATCGCCGGCGCCGCGGTGGCCATCTTCGTGGGCCTCTGCACCTTGGTGGTGCCGCGCATGGTCCATCGCAGGGTGGAAGCACTGTTGGGGGTCGCCATCGCCGTTTCCTGCGTGACCATGCTCGGCTGGGGCCTCATCGCCCGCGCCACCGGCGGCCCGGAGAGCCACTACGTCATGATCATCGCGCTGGCCGGCTTTGCCATGGCGGCCACCGTGCCGCTGCCGCCGGGCATCGCCCTGATCAATGCGTGCGCGTCGTACGCGGGCCTTTGGGTCGCCGGGGAGCCGCCGCTCTATGCGCACGTCACGCTCTTCATGAGCGGCGTCGCCGGCGTCGTGTTGGCGCAGTCGCGCCATCGCGTCAGCATTGCGACCTTTCGCCGCATCGAGCGCCTCAGCGCGGCGGTCTCGCGCATGCGGCGCGTGCAAGAGCAGCTCGTGGTCGTCGAGAAGCTGGAAGCCCTTCGCGTGCTCGTCGGCGGCATGGCGCACGAATTGAACAATGCGCTGGCCGTCAGCGTGGCCTCGAACCAGCAAGCCGCCAAAATGCTTTCCGCGCCGGTCGAGCCTTCGTTGTCGGCCATTCAAAAAAGCGACGGAGGGCTCAAACGCATTCGCCGCACCGTCGATCGCCTGCGCCGTTTTGCCATGGCCGCCGAGGGCATCCTCGAGCCGGCCGACGTCGGCGCCATGCTCGACTTCGCGCTGGAAAGCGCCATCGGGCGCGCCCGCTCGGGCGTCATCGTGATGCGCAACTACGATCCGACGGTGGGCGCCATCGAGTGCCACGTCGCGGCCTTGGCCGAGGCCCTCTTCCAGATCGCACGCAACGCCGTGGAGGCCATGCCGGGCGGCGGAACCATCCACGCCAGCGTGCGCAACGAAGGCGATCGCGTGGTGCTCTCGGTGAGCGACGAAGGGCACGGCATCCCCGAGGGCGAGCTCGCGCGCGTCTTCGATCCGTTCTACTCCCGCGGCCCGCGGCAAACGTCGAAGAGCGGCTTGGGGCTGAGCGCGGTCTATGGCCTGGTGAGCGCCTTGGGCGGCAAGGTGGAAATCCGGAGCGAGGTTGGCAAGGGCACCGAAGTGGCCCTCGTCATGCCGCGCCGGAAGAAGTCGTAGCGCGCACCAATAGGTGTAGATCGCATAGATTCACGCCGGAGGGGCCGGTGAGGATGGCGCTGCCCGTGCCTGCGTGAAGAGCGGCCGTGTCGAAGCGGGCGATGTGGTCGGCGTGCCGCGAAGTGCCCACGGCGGCGGCCCACGCCGCGTCCACCACCGCGCCGGCCGCGCTGCTCGTGCCGTCGGCGCCGTCGGAAGCGCCCGCGAGAAAGGCCACATCGCGCGGAAGGCGAGGGGCGACGACGGCGGCAAGGTGGCCCGAGCGCCCGCCGCGACCCGACGAGGCAGGATCGACTTCGAGCGATGGCTCCGCCACGCGCACCACGGCCTGCCCCGGCGCAAGCGACCGCGCGAGCCGCGCATATTCGTCCGCGAGCACCGAGACCGAGGCCATCGACGGCGGGAGCACCCTGGCCGACCATCCCGCGCGCTCGAGGGCACGGGCTCCGCGCTCCGCCAGCAGCTCCGGCTCGAGGACGATGAAGTGCCGCTCGCGCGCGGCCGCTTCGTCCGATGGTGCGAGTGAGGCAACCAGCTCCAACGATGCGAACTGCGGCGCGTACCGTTGCAGCACGGCGCGCGCATCGTCGACGCTGGTGGGATCCGGCGCAGTCGGGCCGGAGCCGATGTCGTGCGCCTTTCCCCCGATGACATCGCTCGCGAGCAGCGCGACGACGGGACCGCGGGCTGCGCGCGTCAGGCCCCCGCCCTTCAAGCGCGAAAGATGCCTCCGCACCGTATTGAACTCGACGATGGAGGCCCCCGCACGAAGCAGCGCGTGCGTGACCTCGAGCTTCGTCGCGAAGCCGATGCCCGGCGGCGGCGCGCAGGCCAGGGCCGACGCTCCGCCGGAGATCAGCACGAGCAGCAGGTCCTCCGGCGTCGTGCTCTCGGCCAAACGCAGAACGCGTGCTCCGGCCTCCACGCTGCGCGCATCGGGAAGCGGGTGCGAGGCGCGAAGGAGCTCCAGCTGTGGACCTTCGGGCAAGGACGACGGGGTCCCCTCCGGGCAAACGACGATGGCGCGTTCGATGTTCCACGGCGAGGCGAGGGCGCCCGCCATCATCGCGGGCGCCGCCTTCCCGATGGCCACGGCGAACACGCGTTTCGGCGGCGGATCGGGCAGCCGGGCGATGCCCTCGCGCACCGCGGCCTCGAAATCGAGTGAGCGCAGTACCTCGCGAAATGCCTGGACGAGCAGCTCCTTCATCGCTCGGGCCTCCGATCCTGCATGTCCACGACGTGGGCACCGAAGATGGCGTGCCACGCCAAGGTGACCGTGAAATACGCGGCGCGATCGGAGGGCCCGCGCAGTGGCGCACCCCCGAGCGCGTCATCGCTCCAGCGTACACCGCCATGGAGACCGATCCATGGCCCGTTCGCCTGCGCCAAAATCGGAAGCTCGAGCCCCAGCCCCGCTTGAAGCCCGCGCCGCGAGCCGAACGTGTCCCCCACCGGGTGCGCAAAGAACGCGCCCAGCTCGAGGCCGAACGAGTCGATTGCCAGATCCAGCCGCGGTGAATCGAGCTCGCGTCCTTGCAGCCATCGCGCAATGAACAGGGGCCGCAGTTCCACGCCGGTGGCCAGCACCCGCCGCGGCTCTGCGGCGCCGCCGAAGCCCTCCTCGTAGGTCGCGAACATCCCGATCGTGTCCAAGTAGCGGAGCCGGACATCCACCGCTCCACGCGGCGCGCGCGGACCGAAGGTGGCGCCAAGCCCGAACACGAAGGACAGATCCCCCTCGATGCGACCGTACGACGTATCCTCCCCGCGAAAGCCCGCTCGCTCCGCGCGCGCAGGTGTCGCGAGACAGAGAAAGGCCAGCACGCTGGCCGAGGCAAATGTCGATTTCATCCTGCAATTGCGCGCGTGATGTCCTCACGCAGCTCCGGGGCGAAGATGAGACGCACGCGCGAAAGCACCTGGCCCGCCAGTCGCGCCAGCAAGAAGGACACGTCGCTGAGATGCCGCGGCGGACCTTTGGCGAACACCACCAAGAGCGGATCGGGCTCGCCCCCGAACGGCGTATTCGTCGCCACGTCGAGCCCCACGTAACCATCGGGATCCAGCCCGCGTGCCTCGGCAATGGCCCGCGCTTCCGCGTAGGCTTGCTCACGCCCCGAGAGGCTCGCCTGCTCGCCGAACAATTCCAATGTCTTGAACAGCTGCCGGCTGCGAACGCGCCGCGACAGATCGGCCAGCACCGGATCCTTGGCGCCCTCCCACGCGTGCATCGCCACCGTGAGCACCGCATCGTCGAGCTCCAGGTAGTCGCCCAGCGCGATGTTCTCGCCATGCGCCGCGTGCTCGATCGCGCGCGGCGTGAGCGGCAGGCGATCGCCATCCATGATGCGCGACGAGGCGCGCGCCAGCACCGCGCGGATCATCCACTCCGCCGAGCGCGTCGCCTTGTGCAGGTAGACCTGTTGGAACATGAAGAGGCGCGCCAGCAAAAACGCCTCGATGGCCGGCAGCCCTTTCGCGCCGTCGATGGCCAGCGCCGGCGCCGTGTTTTCCTTCGCGGGCGCAAACCGCAAGCTGCGAAGAAGCCAGTCGAGATCGTAGACGCCGTAACGCACGCCCGTCGCATGCGCATCGCGAAGCAGGTAATCGCATCGATCGACGTCGAACGTACCGCTCACCGCCTTGGCCAGATAGGGCAGGGGATGCTCGCCGCGCACGAGTGCGGCCACCCGCTCGGGCATCGCCGGGTCGAGAGAGGCGAGGCACTGGTGCACGCCCGTTCCCGGATCGAGCACCACGCGCTCCGTCCACACCTCGTGGTGCGGCGTGCCCGGCACCGCGTCCTCGAACAGATGCGACAGCGGCCCGTGCCCCACGTCATGAAGAAACGCGGCGGCCAGCGCATCGCGCGCGCGGTCCGTCGTCACCTGCTGCCAAAACGGTATCTCTTCCTGGATGGCCCGCAGGCGCGCCAAGAGGAGCTTCATCACGTGCGCCGCGCCCACGGCGTGTGCAAAACGCGTGTGCTCCGCACCGGGGAAAGCCAAGGACGTCACCCCGAGTTGACGCACTCGCCGCAGCCGCTGAACCTCGGGCGTGTCCATCAAAAGCTCGACGACGCGCTCCTCGTCGGTTTCGAACGACACCAGACCGTGAACCGGATCGCGCAAGATCATGGAGTTTTATGGGTGGTTGAATGTAATCCGAGTAATGAAGTGTGGCCCTGTGTGCCAATTCTCCAGCTCATGCTAGTCTTTCGAATTCACTTTCGGGTTACCATCTGGTTTTAGCTGTATACCCGCGCAAATTGCGCGAGCTCCCTCCGATATCCTAGCCCCGCCGTTTTCGTTTGACGCCCTCTCCGAACCAATCCCCCCCGCCTGTTTCACCCAAGCCGACGCATCGGCTCGTGGAGATCCTACGCGCTTTTCCCGCGGCGGAGCTCGAGTCGCTGATTGCGAGGCTCAACATTCGCATCGATCCGGCCAAACGGCTCGATGTTCCTTCGCAGGTCGCGCGCGCGCTCGTTTCGCAGCCCGATCTCCGCGATCCAAGCCGACTGCCCAATGCGTGCGTCGAGCTTCTGCATCGCGTGGCGGAGGCACGAGGATCGCTCGTGGTGCCGACGGTGCCGCCGGCGCTCGAACCTCTCAGCGCCCGTGGGCTGATGTTCGCGCGCGCCGCGCTCGGGCATGCGTTGTCGTCGGAGAAGCGACCCGCCGTGGAGCTCATCTTGCCTCCTGCGTACCTCGTGCAATTGCGCACGTGGGAGGGGGAAGATCCGCACGGTCTGCGCGCGCTGCTCGCACAAGCCTCGCCCGAGACCGCGAGCGCCGTCGCAAGCCACTACCTCGGGCGCCCCGCCACACAGCCGTTCGCGCTTTCGCTCGAGCAGGCGTGGGAAGCGCTGACGGATCAGAACCGGCTCGAGCACGAGATCGAGCGGCTCGCCCCCACCGAGCGGCGTTTGCTCGACGGCGTCGATCGCGAGGGCGGTGAAGTCTCCACCGAGGAGCTGCTCGAGCTCGAGCGCGAGCCCCTTCGTCTGCGCAGCGCATCGGGCCCCACGCCCTCGCGTCGCGGCGTCGGTGTGTCGCTCGAACGTCGCGGCTTCCTCATCCCGGTTTATCCGAACCGCCACATCATCCCCACCGAGGTGGCCGCCATCGTCGGTGCGACCCGCCTCGCCGAGCGCGCGCAGCGCCGCGAGCAGGTGAAGTCGTTCGTCGTCTCGGGCGATCACGCTCCTCGGCGCGCGCGCTTTGCGGCCGATCCGTCGGTGCTGGCCATTGCGCTCGCCATCGTCGCCCGCGAGGGCGGGAACGAAGTGCGCGCGGGCATCGGCACGCCCAAGTCGCTCGTGCAGAGGCTGGCCACGCGCTTCGGGCGTGACCTCACGCAGGTGGGCCTGCTCGTCACGCTCTCGCGCGCCGCGGGCCTTTGGGACAACTCCGCGATGAGCGCGTCGGCCCCTCCCGGCTCGTTCACCTTGGGTGAGCTCACGCCCGCGCTCTTCCGCACCTGGCGGCGCGGCGGTGCGTGGGACGAAGCACGGCCCGAGCCGGAGCTCTTTCGCATCTCCACCGAGTCGCGCGACCCGAGCCCTGTCGGCGTCTTGCGCGAGATGGTGCTCGACGCGGTGGCCGAGCTGGCCGAGGGCGGCTGGGTGCCGTGGTCCTCGCTCGCGGGCTACCTCAAGAGCGACGACCGCATCCCGGGCATCACGCGCCTCTTGCGCCGTTGGGCCGAGCGCGTCGGCGTCGAGGCCGTCGATCCGATGGACGTCGCCGCGCGCATCGTGCACGAGAGCCTTCCGGCGCTGGGTGTGCTCGACCTGGGCGAGGAAGACTCCTACAGCGAGGGCGCGTCCGCGGATGATCGCTACGCGTCGGTCACGTTGCGGCTCACGCCGCGCGGTCGTTCGCTGCTTTTCGAGCGGCCGATGTCCACGGAGATCACGCCCTCGCAGTTCCAAGAGGGCAACGTGCTGCGCGTCGGCGTGCACGCCCGCATCTGCAACATCATGCAGATTGCACCCTTCGTCGAGGTGGGCCGCGCCACCGAGACCATCGATCTCATCGTCGCGCCGCAGACGCTGTCACGGGCCCTCTCGGCCGGCTTCGACCCCGAGTCGCTCCGCCAGCGTCTCGAAGCGCTCGCTCCCCTGCCGGACACGCTCTCGCGCACGCTGGCGCAGGCCAGCGTGGTCGTGGGACGGGGCAGCTTCGTCGCCGCCGGAGGCTTCCTCTGGGTCGACGATGCCAACGTGCGGGAGATGCTCCGAACCCGCCGCGCGACGACCGAGCTGTTCGTCGACCCGTCGCCGCCCGGCGGGCTCATCGTGCAGCCTGGTGTGGATCCCGAACGGCTCTCACGCCGCGCCCGCACCATTGGCGTGGAAATCATCTCCGAGGGCCAAGTCGTCCGCGCCCGCGCCGTTGCATCGAGCCGCCCGCTTTCCTCGCGCGGCTCGCCATCGACGCGATAATTCGGTCTCATTTGCGGTTGGCTTGCATGGGAGTGGACGTCGTGACGTCCAATCTGGGGACAACACACTTTGTGGGCGTTGGGGAGACCTCGTGCTAATGCAGGGGCGCCCAAGTTGCCTTAAAGATCCCGTGCTTCCATGCAGCGACTATCCCGATTCATTTCCACGTGGCGTCTTTCCGCATTGGCTGCCTCGGCAGCGATTTTCCTCGCCACGGGGTTGATGGTTGCGGCATCCAACGCCGCCGCCGAGCCGAGCGCAGCGCCCGCCGCCCCGGCGAAATCCGACGCGTCCGCTCCACGCCGCGTTTACTGGCAGGAGCAATTCTCCAAACGGCCGCTCGCGTGGCTCGATCCCTTCGATCACGACCGCGATACGCTGGCCCGCGTCTATTCGCTCCGCACGGAAGGTGATTTCAATTTCCTGCACGCCCGCTACGACGGCACCACGAAGGATCGACCGCCGGCGATGCACTATGGGCAACCGTTCCAACAGAATCCAGCGCCACTCGACAAGGTCGCGAGCCTCGAG
It includes:
- a CDS encoding PEGA domain-containing protein, which translates into the protein MRVLWPLVLILANLFVAGAAPAAPRAPQAREDQAARERSRAAFRRGVAAAKAGNYAAARDAFEEAYRLFSHPSILLNLGLARAKTGEYVEAEQNLLSFLVDDGGAAPEEQKSARAALSEVRLHLGTLRIQVAPDGARATLDKKPLPLVPGGVSEVRVVAGEHALHAEADGYEPFDETIRVSPGKNTPKSVTLDARVTDDGGAKPEVAKAERSNMKSTETPALAPAPADSGSSNVRAMGWGLVAGGVAVAGFGTYAGLRALSLANEYERTGASDTKSTGVTFRTLADVSFLVGFATAGIGVYLLLSAPASKGEGGAVKSAHLAVSPGHAAIVGSF
- a CDS encoding HAMP domain-containing histidine kinase: MTEPARTTVAPSGPTPDRTGPAPRASLSLQPPSALRKRADHVNEKSGRTGRSRRRYFAEQRLKLAGRLLPTAAAIGALTGILTVLDLYLGDPPAMATIAGAAVAIFVGLCTLVVPRMVHRRVEALLGVAIAVSCVTMLGWGLIARATGGPESHYVMIIALAGFAMAATVPLPPGIALINACASYAGLWVAGEPPLYAHVTLFMSGVAGVVLAQSRHRVSIATFRRIERLSAAVSRMRRVQEQLVVVEKLEALRVLVGGMAHELNNALAVSVASNQQAAKMLSAPVEPSLSAIQKSDGGLKRIRRTVDRLRRFAMAAEGILEPADVGAMLDFALESAIGRARSGVIVMRNYDPTVGAIECHVAALAEALFQIARNAVEAMPGGGTIHASVRNEGDRVVLSVSDEGHGIPEGELARVFDPFYSRGPRQTSKSGLGLSAVYGLVSALGGKVEIRSEVGKGTEVALVMPRRKKS
- a CDS encoding glycerate kinase, whose product is MKELLVQAFREVLRSLDFEAAVREGIARLPDPPPKRVFAVAIGKAAPAMMAGALASPWNIERAIVVCPEGTPSSLPEGPQLELLRASHPLPDARSVEAGARVLRLAESTTPEDLLLVLISGGASALACAPPPGIGFATKLEVTHALLRAGASIVEFNTVRRHLSRLKGGGLTRAARGPVVALLASDVIGGKAHDIGSGPTAPDPTSVDDARAVLQRYAPQFASLELVASLAPSDEAAARERHFIVLEPELLAERGARALERAGWSARVLPPSMASVSVLADEYARLARSLAPGQAVVRVAEPSLEVDPASSGRGGRSGHLAAVVAPRLPRDVAFLAGASDGADGTSSAAGAVVDAAWAAAVGTSRHADHIARFDTAALHAGTGSAILTGPSGVNLCDLHLLVRATTSSGAA
- a CDS encoding HD domain-containing protein; protein product: MILRDPVHGLVSFETDEERVVELLMDTPEVQRLRRVRQLGVTSLAFPGAEHTRFAHAVGAAHVMKLLLARLRAIQEEIPFWQQVTTDRARDALAAAFLHDVGHGPLSHLFEDAVPGTPHHEVWTERVVLDPGTGVHQCLASLDPAMPERVAALVRGEHPLPYLAKAVSGTFDVDRCDYLLRDAHATGVRYGVYDLDWLLRSLRFAPAKENTAPALAIDGAKGLPAIEAFLLARLFMFQQVYLHKATRSAEWMIRAVLARASSRIMDGDRLPLTPRAIEHAAHGENIALGDYLELDDAVLTVAMHAWEGAKDPVLADLSRRVRSRQLFKTLELFGEQASLSGREQAYAEARAIAEARGLDPDGYVGLDVATNTPFGGEPDPLLVVFAKGPPRHLSDVSFLLARLAGQVLSRVRLIFAPELREDITRAIAG
- a CDS encoding DUF3047 domain-containing protein — encoded protein: MQRLSRFISTWRLSALAASAAIFLATGLMVAASNAAAEPSAAPAAPAKSDASAPRRVYWQEQFSKRPLAWLDPFDHDRDTLARVYSLRTEGDFNFLHARYDGTTKDRPPAMHYGQPFQQNPAPLDKVASLEWKWRVTRHPQVKDDAWEDCAAGIYVIIKQPSMIVGGRGFKFGWLAKPGATGTHQHGLLQVPLRNDPAGPEWRQESVDLCALYRKEYGACEGQKVLYVGVVTDGDGTKTLAEADYANFTLVAR